The following proteins are co-located in the Mus caroli chromosome 7, CAROLI_EIJ_v1.1, whole genome shotgun sequence genome:
- the Pagr1 gene encoding PAXIP1-associated glutamate-rich protein 1 yields MSLALGHGTIAGSTAAPLSEEGEVTSGLQALAVEDTGGPSVSASKAEEEGKGSQEEAGHEGSRAEEALEAPSAASDERVEGESEDWCVPCSDEEVELPANGQSWMPPPSEIQRLYELLATQGTLELQAEILPRRPPTPEAQSEEERSDEEPEAKEEEEEKPHMPTEFDFDDEPMTPKDSLIDRRRTPGSSARSQKREARLDKVLSDMKRHKKLEEQILRTGRDLFSLDSEGPSPTSPPLRSSGNSLFPRQRKY; encoded by the exons ATGTCCCTTGCCCTGGGCCATGGAACCATTGCAGGCAGCACAGCAGCGCCTCTGTCTGAAGAAGGGGAAGTGACTTCCGGCCTCCAGGCTCTGGCGGTGGAGGACACTGGAGGTCCCTCTGTCTCGGCTAGTAAGGccgaggaagaggggaaaggcagtcaggaggaggcCGGGCATGAGGGATCCAGGGCCGAGGAGGCACTAGAAGCTCCCAGCGCTGCGAGCGACGAGCGTGTGGAAGGAGAATCCGAAGACTGGTGCGTGCCCTGCAGCGATGAGGAGGTGGAGCTGCCGGCCAATGGGCAGTcctggatgcccccaccctccgaAATCCAGCGGCTCTATGAACTGCTGGCTACCCAAGGTACTCTGGAGCTTCAAGCAGAGATCCTACCCCGCCGGCCGCCTACCCCAGAGGCCCAGAGTGAAGAGGAGAGATCAGACGAGGAGCCAGAGgccaaagaagaggaggaggaaaa GCCGCACATGCCTACAGAATTTGACTTTGATGATGAGCCAATGACACCAAAGGACTCACTGATTGACAGAAGACGGACACCAG GAAGCTCAGCCCGGAGCCAGAAACGGGAGGCACGTCTGGATAAGGTCCTCTCGGACATGAAGCGCCATAAGAAACTAGAGGAGCAGATCCTCCGGACCGGGAGAGACCTCTTCAGCTTAGACTCAGAGGGCCCCAGCCCCACCAGCCCTCCACTCCGATCGTCAGGAAACAGTCTCTTTCCCAGGCAGCGGAAGTACTGA
- the Prrt2 gene encoding proline-rich transmembrane protein 2 has translation MAASSSQVSEMKGVEDSSNTQTEGPRHSEEGLGPVQVVAEIPDQPEALQLGPGITAAPVDSGSKAELAPETTETPVETPETVQATDLSLNPEEGSKASPSPIEARQEPASKPDVNRETAAEEGSEPQSAAPPEPTSEPAFQINTQSDPQPTSQPPPKPPLQAEAPTQEAPTTEVLTESTGEKQENGAVVPLQAGDGEEGPAPQPHSPPSTKTPPANGAPPRVLQKLVEEDRIGRAHGGHPGSPRGSLSRHPSSQLAGPGVEGGEGTQKPRDYIILAILSCFCPMWPVNIVAFAYAVMSRNSLQQGDVDGAQRLGRVAKLLSIVALVGGVLIIIASCVINLGVYK, from the exons ATGGCAGCCAGCAGCTCTCAGGTCTCTGAGATGAAGGGGGTGGAAGACAGTTCCAACACCCAGACAGAAGGTCCCAGGCATTCTGAAGAAGGACTAGGTCCTGTCCAGGTTGTAGCAGAGATCCCAGACCAGCCAGAGGCCCTTCAGCTGGGCCCAGGCATCACTGCAGCCCCTGTGGACTCAGGGTCTAAGGCAGAGCTGGCACCAGAAACCACAGAGACCCCAGTTGAAACCCCAGAAACAGTCCAGGCCACAGACCTCAGTTTAAACCCAGAAGAAGGCTCCAAGGCCAGCCCCAGCCCCATCGAGGCACGCCAAGAGCCAGCATCCAAACCAGACGTGAACAGAGAAACTGCAGCAGAGGAAGGGTCTGAGCCGCAGTCTGCAGCCCCTCCTGAGCCAACCTCAGAGCCTGCTTTTCAGATAAACACCCAGTCAGACCCTCAGCCAACTTCCCAGCCTCCTCCTAAACCACCCCTCCAGGCAGAAGCCCCCACCCAAGAGGCCCCTACCACAGAGGTCCTGACTGAAAGTACAGGGGAAAAACAAGAAAACGGAGCAGTGGTTCCCCTTCAGGCTGGTGACGGGGAAGAGGGCCCAGCCCCCCAACCTCACTCACCACCCTCAACTAAAACACCCCCAGCCAATGGGGCTCCCCCCCGTGTGCTGCAGAAACTCGTTGAGGAAGACAGAATAGGAAGGGCACACGGTGGGCATCCAGGATCTCCTCGAGGTAGCCTAAGCCGTCATCCCAGCTCCCAGCTGGCAGGGCCTGGGGTGGAAGGGGGCGAAGGCACCCAGAAACCTCGGGACTATATCATCCTTGCCATCCTGTCCTGCTTCTGCCCCATGTGGCCTGTCAACATTGTGGCCTTCGCTTATGCCGTCATG tCCCGGAACAGCCTGCAACAGGGGGACGTGGATGGGGCTCAACGTCTGGGCCGAGTAGCCAAGCTCTTAAGCATCGTGGCGCTGGTTGGGGGGGTCCTCATCATCATCGCCTCCTGCGTCATCAACTTAGGCG tGTATAAGTGA
- the Maz gene encoding myc-associated zinc finger protein isoform X4, whose translation MDPSNWSSFIFQGHAQNPLQVGAELQSRFFASQGCAQSPFQAAPAPPPTPQAPAAEPLQVDLLPVLAAAQESAAAAAAAAAAAAAVVTAPPAPAAASTVDTAALKQPPAPPPPPPAVSAPAAEAAPPAAAATIAAAAAATAVVAPTSTVAVAPVASVLEKKTKSKGPYICALCAKEFKNGYNLRRHEAIHTGAKAGRVPSGAMKMPTMVPLSLLSVPQLSGASGGGGEAGAGGGTAAVAAGGVVTTTASGKRIRKNHACEMCGKAFRDVYHLNRHKLSHSDEKPYQCPVCQQRFKRKDRMSYHVRSHDGAVHKPYNCSHCGKSFSRPDHLNSHVRQVHSTERPFKCEKCEAAFATKDRLRAHTVRHEEKVPCHVCGKMLSSAYISDHMKVHSQGPHHVCELCNKGTGEVCPMAAAAAAAAAAAAAVVAAPPTAVGSLSGAEGVPVSSQPLPSQPW comes from the exons ATGGATCCCAGCAACTGGAGCAGCTTCATCTTCCAG GGTCACGCCCAGAACCCCCTGCAGGTCGGGGCTGAGCTCCAGTCCCGCTTCTTTGCCTCCCAGGGCTGCGCCCAGAGTCCATTCCAG GCCGCGCCGGCGCCCCCACCCACGCCCCAGGCCCCGGCGGCCGAGCCCCTCCAAGTGGACTTGCTCCCGGTTCTCGCCGCCGCGCAAGAATcagccgcggcggcggcggctgctgcgGCGGCTGCCGCTGCAGTGGTTACTGCACCCCCGGCCCCTGCCGCCGCCTCCACAGTGGACACAGCGGCCCTGAAGCAGCCTCCGGCGCCTCCTCCGCCACCCCCTGCCGTCTCCGCACCAGCCGCCGAGGCCGCGCCCCCCGCCGCGGCCGCCACTATCGCCGCCGCAGCGGCTGCCACCGCTGTCGTCGCCCCAACCTCGACGGTCGCCGTGGCCCCGGTTGCATCAGTCttggaaaagaagacaaagagcaaGGGGCCCTACATTTGCGCCCTGTGCGCCAAGGAGTTCAAGAACGGCTACAACCTCCGAAGGCACGAAGCCATCCACACGGGAGCCAAGGCTGGCCGGGTCCCTTCGGGTGCTATGAAGATGCCCACCATGGTGCCCCTGAGCCTCTTGAGTGTCCCCCAGCTGAGCGGAgccagcgggggtgggggagaagccGGGGCTGGCGGCGGCACAGCAGCGGTGGCGGCCGGTGGCGTTGTGACCACGACTGCCTCTGGGAAACGCATCCGGAAGAATCACGCCTGCGAGATGTGCGGCAAGGCCTTCCGCGACGTCTACCACCTGAACCGACATAAGCTGTCGCATTCGGACGAGAAGCCCTACCAGTGCCCTGTGTGCCAGCAGCGCTTCAAGCGCAAGGACCGCATGAGTTACCACGTGCGCTCACATGACGGCGCTGTGCACAAGCCCTACAACTGCTCCCACTGTGGCAAGAGCTTCTCCCG GCCGGATCACCTCAACAGTCACGTCAGACAAGTGCACTCAACAGAGCGACCCTTCAAATGTGAG aaATGTGAGGCAGCTTTTGCTACGAAGGATCGCCTCCGAGCGCACACAGTCCGACACGAGGAGAAGGTGCCATGTCATGTCTGTGGCAAGATGCTGAGCTCGGCTTATATTTCCGACCACATGAAGGTGCACAGCCAGGGCCCTCACCATGTCTGTGAGCTCTGCAACAAAG GTACTGGTGAGGTTTGTCCAAtggcagcggcggcggcagcagcggcggcggcggcagcagcagtggtggcagcccCTCCCACAGCTGTGGGCTCCCTCTCTGGGGCAGAGGGGGTACCAGTGAGCTCTCAGCCACTTCCCTCCCAGCCTTGGTGA
- the Maz gene encoding myc-associated zinc finger protein isoform X2, with protein sequence MFPVFPCTLLAPPFPVLGLDSRGVGGLMNSFPPPQGHAQNPLQVGAELQSRFFASQGCAQSPFQAAPAPPPTPQAPAAEPLQVDLLPVLAAAQESAAAAAAAAAAAAAVVTAPPAPAAASTVDTAALKQPPAPPPPPPAVSAPAAEAAPPAAAATIAAAAAATAVVAPTSTVAVAPVASVLEKKTKSKGPYICALCAKEFKNGYNLRRHEAIHTGAKAGRVPSGAMKMPTMVPLSLLSVPQLSGASGGGGEAGAGGGTAAVAAGGVVTTTASGKRIRKNHACEMCGKAFRDVYHLNRHKLSHSDEKPYQCPVCQQRFKRKDRMSYHVRSHDGAVHKPYNCSHCGKSFSRPDHLNSHVRQVHSTERPFKCEKCEAAFATKDRLRAHTVRHEEKVPCHVCGKMLSSAYISDHMKVHSQGPHHVCELCNKGTGEVCPMAAAAAAAAAAAAAVVAAPPTAVGSLSGAEGVPVSSQPLPSQPW encoded by the exons ATGTTCCCCGTGTTCCCTTGCACGCTGCTGGCCCCCCCCTTCCCCGTGCTGGGCCTGGACTCCCGGGGGGTGGGCGGCCTCATGAACTCCTTCCCGCCACCTCAGGGTCACGCCCAGAACCCCCTGCAGGTCGGGGCTGAGCTCCAGTCCCGCTTCTTTGCCTCCCAGGGCTGCGCCCAGAGTCCATTCCAG GCCGCGCCGGCGCCCCCACCCACGCCCCAGGCCCCGGCGGCCGAGCCCCTCCAAGTGGACTTGCTCCCGGTTCTCGCCGCCGCGCAAGAATcagccgcggcggcggcggctgctgcgGCGGCTGCCGCTGCAGTGGTTACTGCACCCCCGGCCCCTGCCGCCGCCTCCACAGTGGACACAGCGGCCCTGAAGCAGCCTCCGGCGCCTCCTCCGCCACCCCCTGCCGTCTCCGCACCAGCCGCCGAGGCCGCGCCCCCCGCCGCGGCCGCCACTATCGCCGCCGCAGCGGCTGCCACCGCTGTCGTCGCCCCAACCTCGACGGTCGCCGTGGCCCCGGTTGCATCAGTCttggaaaagaagacaaagagcaaGGGGCCCTACATTTGCGCCCTGTGCGCCAAGGAGTTCAAGAACGGCTACAACCTCCGAAGGCACGAAGCCATCCACACGGGAGCCAAGGCTGGCCGGGTCCCTTCGGGTGCTATGAAGATGCCCACCATGGTGCCCCTGAGCCTCTTGAGTGTCCCCCAGCTGAGCGGAgccagcgggggtgggggagaagccGGGGCTGGCGGCGGCACAGCAGCGGTGGCGGCCGGTGGCGTTGTGACCACGACTGCCTCTGGGAAACGCATCCGGAAGAATCACGCCTGCGAGATGTGCGGCAAGGCCTTCCGCGACGTCTACCACCTGAACCGACATAAGCTGTCGCATTCGGACGAGAAGCCCTACCAGTGCCCTGTGTGCCAGCAGCGCTTCAAGCGCAAGGACCGCATGAGTTACCACGTGCGCTCACATGACGGCGCTGTGCACAAGCCCTACAACTGCTCCCACTGTGGCAAGAGCTTCTCCCG GCCGGATCACCTCAACAGTCACGTCAGACAAGTGCACTCAACAGAGCGACCCTTCAAATGTGAG aaATGTGAGGCAGCTTTTGCTACGAAGGATCGCCTCCGAGCGCACACAGTCCGACACGAGGAGAAGGTGCCATGTCATGTCTGTGGCAAGATGCTGAGCTCGGCTTATATTTCCGACCACATGAAGGTGCACAGCCAGGGCCCTCACCATGTCTGTGAGCTCTGCAACAAAG GTACTGGTGAGGTTTGTCCAAtggcagcggcggcggcagcagcggcggcggcggcagcagcagtggtggcagcccCTCCCACAGCTGTGGGCTCCCTCTCTGGGGCAGAGGGGGTACCAGTGAGCTCTCAGCCACTTCCCTCCCAGCCTTGGTGA
- the Maz gene encoding myc-associated zinc finger protein isoform X3 yields the protein MDPSNWSSFIFQGHAQNPLQVGAELQSRFFASQGCAQSPFQAAPAPPPTPQAPAAEPLQVDLLPVLAAAQESAAAAAAAAAAAAAVVTAPPAPAAASTVDTAALKQPPAPPPPPPAVSAPAAEAAPPAAAATIAAAAAATAVVAPTSTVAVAPVASVLEKKTKSKGPYICALCAKEFKNGYNLRRHEAIHTGAKAGRVPSGAMKMPTMVPLSLLSVPQLSGASGGGGEAGAGGGTAAVAAGGVVTTTASGKRIRKNHACEMCGKAFRDVYHLNRHKLSHSDEKPYQCPVCQQRFKRKDRMSYHVRSHDGAVHKPYNCSHCGKSFSRPDHLNSHVRQVHSTERPFKCEKCEAAFATKDRLRAHTVRHEEKVPCHVCGKMLSSAYISDHMKVHSQGPHHVCELCNKGFTTAAYLRIHAVKDHGLQAPRADRILCKLCSVHCKTPAQLAGHMQTHLGGAAPPIPGDAPQPQPTC from the exons ATGGATCCCAGCAACTGGAGCAGCTTCATCTTCCAG GGTCACGCCCAGAACCCCCTGCAGGTCGGGGCTGAGCTCCAGTCCCGCTTCTTTGCCTCCCAGGGCTGCGCCCAGAGTCCATTCCAG GCCGCGCCGGCGCCCCCACCCACGCCCCAGGCCCCGGCGGCCGAGCCCCTCCAAGTGGACTTGCTCCCGGTTCTCGCCGCCGCGCAAGAATcagccgcggcggcggcggctgctgcgGCGGCTGCCGCTGCAGTGGTTACTGCACCCCCGGCCCCTGCCGCCGCCTCCACAGTGGACACAGCGGCCCTGAAGCAGCCTCCGGCGCCTCCTCCGCCACCCCCTGCCGTCTCCGCACCAGCCGCCGAGGCCGCGCCCCCCGCCGCGGCCGCCACTATCGCCGCCGCAGCGGCTGCCACCGCTGTCGTCGCCCCAACCTCGACGGTCGCCGTGGCCCCGGTTGCATCAGTCttggaaaagaagacaaagagcaaGGGGCCCTACATTTGCGCCCTGTGCGCCAAGGAGTTCAAGAACGGCTACAACCTCCGAAGGCACGAAGCCATCCACACGGGAGCCAAGGCTGGCCGGGTCCCTTCGGGTGCTATGAAGATGCCCACCATGGTGCCCCTGAGCCTCTTGAGTGTCCCCCAGCTGAGCGGAgccagcgggggtgggggagaagccGGGGCTGGCGGCGGCACAGCAGCGGTGGCGGCCGGTGGCGTTGTGACCACGACTGCCTCTGGGAAACGCATCCGGAAGAATCACGCCTGCGAGATGTGCGGCAAGGCCTTCCGCGACGTCTACCACCTGAACCGACATAAGCTGTCGCATTCGGACGAGAAGCCCTACCAGTGCCCTGTGTGCCAGCAGCGCTTCAAGCGCAAGGACCGCATGAGTTACCACGTGCGCTCACATGACGGCGCTGTGCACAAGCCCTACAACTGCTCCCACTGTGGCAAGAGCTTCTCCCG GCCGGATCACCTCAACAGTCACGTCAGACAAGTGCACTCAACAGAGCGACCCTTCAAATGTGAG aaATGTGAGGCAGCTTTTGCTACGAAGGATCGCCTCCGAGCGCACACAGTCCGACACGAGGAGAAGGTGCCATGTCATGTCTGTGGCAAGATGCTGAGCTCGGCTTATATTTCCGACCACATGAAGGTGCACAGCCAGGGCCCTCACCATGTCTGTGAGCTCTGCAACAAAG GCTTCACCACAGCAGCATACCTGCGCATCCACGCGGTGAAGGACCATGGGCTCCAGGCCCCGCGGGCTGACCGCATCCTGTGCAAGCTGTGCAGCGTGCACTGCAAGACCCCTGCCCAGCTGGCCGGCCACATGCAGACCCATCTGGGGGGGGCCGCCCCTCCTATCCCGGGAGATGCCCCCCAGCCACAGCCTACCTGCTGA
- the Maz gene encoding myc-associated zinc finger protein isoform X1 produces MFPVFPCTLLAPPFPVLGLDSRGVGGLMNSFPPPQGHAQNPLQVGAELQSRFFASQGCAQSPFQAAPAPPPTPQAPAAEPLQVDLLPVLAAAQESAAAAAAAAAAAAAVVTAPPAPAAASTVDTAALKQPPAPPPPPPAVSAPAAEAAPPAAAATIAAAAAATAVVAPTSTVAVAPVASVLEKKTKSKGPYICALCAKEFKNGYNLRRHEAIHTGAKAGRVPSGAMKMPTMVPLSLLSVPQLSGASGGGGEAGAGGGTAAVAAGGVVTTTASGKRIRKNHACEMCGKAFRDVYHLNRHKLSHSDEKPYQCPVCQQRFKRKDRMSYHVRSHDGAVHKPYNCSHCGKSFSRPDHLNSHVRQVHSTERPFKCEKCEAAFATKDRLRAHTVRHEEKVPCHVCGKMLSSAYISDHMKVHSQGPHHVCELCNKGFTTAAYLRIHAVKDHGLQAPRADRILCKLCSVHCKTPAQLAGHMQTHLGGAAPPIPGDAPQPQPTC; encoded by the exons ATGTTCCCCGTGTTCCCTTGCACGCTGCTGGCCCCCCCCTTCCCCGTGCTGGGCCTGGACTCCCGGGGGGTGGGCGGCCTCATGAACTCCTTCCCGCCACCTCAGGGTCACGCCCAGAACCCCCTGCAGGTCGGGGCTGAGCTCCAGTCCCGCTTCTTTGCCTCCCAGGGCTGCGCCCAGAGTCCATTCCAG GCCGCGCCGGCGCCCCCACCCACGCCCCAGGCCCCGGCGGCCGAGCCCCTCCAAGTGGACTTGCTCCCGGTTCTCGCCGCCGCGCAAGAATcagccgcggcggcggcggctgctgcgGCGGCTGCCGCTGCAGTGGTTACTGCACCCCCGGCCCCTGCCGCCGCCTCCACAGTGGACACAGCGGCCCTGAAGCAGCCTCCGGCGCCTCCTCCGCCACCCCCTGCCGTCTCCGCACCAGCCGCCGAGGCCGCGCCCCCCGCCGCGGCCGCCACTATCGCCGCCGCAGCGGCTGCCACCGCTGTCGTCGCCCCAACCTCGACGGTCGCCGTGGCCCCGGTTGCATCAGTCttggaaaagaagacaaagagcaaGGGGCCCTACATTTGCGCCCTGTGCGCCAAGGAGTTCAAGAACGGCTACAACCTCCGAAGGCACGAAGCCATCCACACGGGAGCCAAGGCTGGCCGGGTCCCTTCGGGTGCTATGAAGATGCCCACCATGGTGCCCCTGAGCCTCTTGAGTGTCCCCCAGCTGAGCGGAgccagcgggggtgggggagaagccGGGGCTGGCGGCGGCACAGCAGCGGTGGCGGCCGGTGGCGTTGTGACCACGACTGCCTCTGGGAAACGCATCCGGAAGAATCACGCCTGCGAGATGTGCGGCAAGGCCTTCCGCGACGTCTACCACCTGAACCGACATAAGCTGTCGCATTCGGACGAGAAGCCCTACCAGTGCCCTGTGTGCCAGCAGCGCTTCAAGCGCAAGGACCGCATGAGTTACCACGTGCGCTCACATGACGGCGCTGTGCACAAGCCCTACAACTGCTCCCACTGTGGCAAGAGCTTCTCCCG GCCGGATCACCTCAACAGTCACGTCAGACAAGTGCACTCAACAGAGCGACCCTTCAAATGTGAG aaATGTGAGGCAGCTTTTGCTACGAAGGATCGCCTCCGAGCGCACACAGTCCGACACGAGGAGAAGGTGCCATGTCATGTCTGTGGCAAGATGCTGAGCTCGGCTTATATTTCCGACCACATGAAGGTGCACAGCCAGGGCCCTCACCATGTCTGTGAGCTCTGCAACAAAG GCTTCACCACAGCAGCATACCTGCGCATCCACGCGGTGAAGGACCATGGGCTCCAGGCCCCGCGGGCTGACCGCATCCTGTGCAAGCTGTGCAGCGTGCACTGCAAGACCCCTGCCCAGCTGGCCGGCCACATGCAGACCCATCTGGGGGGGGCCGCCCCTCCTATCCCGGGAGATGCCCCCCAGCCACAGCCTACCTGCTGA
- the Maz gene encoding myc-associated zinc finger protein isoform X5: MFPVFPCTLLAPPFPVLGLDSRGVGGLMNSFPPPQGHAQNPLQVGAELQSRFFASQGCAQSPFQAAPAPPPTPQAPAAEPLQVDLLPVLAAAQESAAAAAAAAAAAAAVVTAPPAPAAASTVDTAALKQPPAPPPPPPAVSAPAAEAAPPAAAATIAAAAAATAVVAPTSTVAVAPVASVLEKKTKSKGPYICALCAKEFKNGYNLRRHEAIHTGAKAGRVPSGAMKMPTMVPLSLLSVPQLSGASGGGGEAGAGGGTAAVAAGGVVTTTASGKRIRKNHACEMCGKAFRDVYHLNRHKLSHSDEKPYQCPVCQQRFKRKDRMSYHVRSHDGAVHKPYNCSHCGKSFSRPDHLNSHVRQVHSTERPFKCEAWSSHAHFLQIKDPRDSDPLILPPSLYSPKL, from the exons ATGTTCCCCGTGTTCCCTTGCACGCTGCTGGCCCCCCCCTTCCCCGTGCTGGGCCTGGACTCCCGGGGGGTGGGCGGCCTCATGAACTCCTTCCCGCCACCTCAGGGTCACGCCCAGAACCCCCTGCAGGTCGGGGCTGAGCTCCAGTCCCGCTTCTTTGCCTCCCAGGGCTGCGCCCAGAGTCCATTCCAG GCCGCGCCGGCGCCCCCACCCACGCCCCAGGCCCCGGCGGCCGAGCCCCTCCAAGTGGACTTGCTCCCGGTTCTCGCCGCCGCGCAAGAATcagccgcggcggcggcggctgctgcgGCGGCTGCCGCTGCAGTGGTTACTGCACCCCCGGCCCCTGCCGCCGCCTCCACAGTGGACACAGCGGCCCTGAAGCAGCCTCCGGCGCCTCCTCCGCCACCCCCTGCCGTCTCCGCACCAGCCGCCGAGGCCGCGCCCCCCGCCGCGGCCGCCACTATCGCCGCCGCAGCGGCTGCCACCGCTGTCGTCGCCCCAACCTCGACGGTCGCCGTGGCCCCGGTTGCATCAGTCttggaaaagaagacaaagagcaaGGGGCCCTACATTTGCGCCCTGTGCGCCAAGGAGTTCAAGAACGGCTACAACCTCCGAAGGCACGAAGCCATCCACACGGGAGCCAAGGCTGGCCGGGTCCCTTCGGGTGCTATGAAGATGCCCACCATGGTGCCCCTGAGCCTCTTGAGTGTCCCCCAGCTGAGCGGAgccagcgggggtgggggagaagccGGGGCTGGCGGCGGCACAGCAGCGGTGGCGGCCGGTGGCGTTGTGACCACGACTGCCTCTGGGAAACGCATCCGGAAGAATCACGCCTGCGAGATGTGCGGCAAGGCCTTCCGCGACGTCTACCACCTGAACCGACATAAGCTGTCGCATTCGGACGAGAAGCCCTACCAGTGCCCTGTGTGCCAGCAGCGCTTCAAGCGCAAGGACCGCATGAGTTACCACGTGCGCTCACATGACGGCGCTGTGCACAAGCCCTACAACTGCTCCCACTGTGGCAAGAGCTTCTCCCG GCCGGATCACCTCAACAGTCACGTCAGACAAGTGCACTCAACAGAGCGACCCTTCAAATGTGAG GCCTGGTCATCTCACGCCCATTTCCTACAGATCAAAGACCCCCGAGACTCTGATCCCCTTATCTTGCCCCCTTCTCTCTACTCCCCGAAGCTTTAA